Proteins encoded by one window of Dialister pneumosintes:
- the smc gene encoding chromosome segregation protein SMC: MKLLKLILQGFKSFADKTTIEFADGMTVIVGPNGCGKSNISDAVRWVLGEQNVRNIRGQKAEDVIFSGSEVRSQKNAATVTLVFDNSNNELPLDTAEVSIARKVYRDGESEFFINKRSCRLKDIQELLANTGLGKGSMVIIGQNRVDSILSAKPEERRIIFEEVAGINKYKMRKVDGLRKLEKASINTERVLDLKAIIEEQMEPLSKEAEKSIKWENLQAEKRTYQVTASLLKLTSARRMMAKYENDCIRLQSQNEEYTGVLDSISEKQKQLSKETSTHQEVMNAMAHQLADEKAKLEQLRGDYRVKEENLKHNKQELARLLEAYEDEIEAGQELVEDYDSVTQELKQEEVILKELQGQVADKQAQKIQMSKELAQAQAAYATLLQTSQTVLVKKNQLLQDKKYKTIELEKLLQEENKLKEAIERNNVHLVKLDEQIEILKEQYRVKSSIFEEFKKQSDYKESQYKEAEEKRYQLLRDYDAACAEMRQMHTRRLDLKRQDEEYASFSYTTKKILQSEELWKERIIGPIGELVQVPEKYTVAAEVAMGNIVSHLVVDTAITAQKIVEWLKHKNAGRTTFYPLDSMHSHKIPELEKVIKENGICGVMADLLPHESSVEELLQSLLGRVLVADSLAVARKVAHKFKYRFRIVTLDGQVVNAGGSMTGGSLRKKETTYFGRKAEIVSLQKKEKELQVAVEVLSRKKKEQDSLCADLSEQVTQDREQMQTCFVDVATLRERMGRLHNELEHKKQEQINIKDTYTKLFYELEQVRIALVEVDKQLTGLTKVEVPEQDLKSIEKQKIINKIEEELTGLHILAAKSEGLIHERQKELQRLKEKSNFSQNTATQLTTIIKKKKHEIEQIATLLVTMNKQCESAEQAWKKIEKDRTTMEALSGDFLEKQTLLENEWKSVQTQLTSIQSKLMGIDARLEMFRNEENKELEQLMSMGLTERTAEPLRMKGTISEIQKKISLIDDKITVLGAVNPNGVTEYETQKEKLDFYNGQLEDLRKAQVGLQKVVKEIDDAMSTQFLEAFEKINVEFGRTMKVMFRGGKGHLELTDKENPLNSGVELYLQLPGKRTQALTLMSGGERALTVCALLLSFMAYNPAPFCFLDEIDAALDDANVERYGRLINDYKGRTQFIIISHRKKTMEFADTLQGVTMAEKGVSSLITVRVGDYIQEE; encoded by the coding sequence ATGAAACTATTAAAACTTATATTGCAAGGCTTTAAGTCTTTTGCCGATAAAACAACAATTGAATTTGCAGATGGAATGACTGTTATTGTGGGTCCTAATGGTTGCGGAAAGAGTAATATATCTGATGCAGTGAGATGGGTATTAGGTGAGCAAAATGTAAGAAATATTCGAGGTCAAAAAGCAGAAGATGTTATTTTTTCCGGTTCTGAAGTAAGAAGCCAGAAGAATGCAGCAACTGTGACTTTAGTATTTGATAACTCTAATAATGAATTACCCCTTGATACAGCGGAAGTTTCGATTGCACGAAAAGTATATCGAGATGGAGAAAGTGAATTTTTTATTAATAAAAGGTCTTGTAGACTGAAAGATATTCAAGAGTTATTAGCTAATACCGGATTAGGCAAAGGTTCGATGGTTATTATTGGACAAAATCGTGTAGATAGTATTTTGTCTGCAAAACCGGAAGAACGACGTATTATTTTTGAAGAAGTTGCCGGAATTAATAAATATAAGATGCGAAAAGTTGATGGTCTTCGTAAGCTCGAAAAAGCTTCTATTAATACGGAACGTGTTCTTGATTTAAAAGCTATTATAGAAGAACAAATGGAGCCCTTAAGTAAAGAGGCAGAAAAATCAATAAAGTGGGAGAATCTCCAAGCAGAAAAACGTACGTATCAGGTAACAGCATCTTTATTAAAATTGACTTCTGCCAGAAGAATGATGGCTAAGTACGAAAATGATTGTATTCGTTTACAGTCACAAAATGAAGAATATACAGGTGTGTTGGATTCTATTAGCGAAAAACAAAAACAGCTTTCTAAGGAAACTTCGACACATCAAGAAGTAATGAATGCAATGGCGCATCAATTAGCAGATGAAAAAGCAAAATTAGAACAATTACGTGGTGATTATCGTGTAAAAGAAGAAAATTTAAAACATAATAAACAAGAGTTAGCTCGTTTGTTAGAAGCGTATGAAGATGAGATAGAAGCAGGGCAAGAACTTGTGGAGGATTATGATTCTGTAACTCAAGAATTGAAGCAAGAAGAAGTGATTTTAAAAGAGTTACAAGGGCAGGTAGCAGATAAACAGGCTCAAAAAATACAAATGAGTAAAGAATTAGCACAAGCACAAGCTGCCTATGCTACTTTATTACAAACTTCACAAACTGTTTTGGTTAAAAAAAATCAACTTTTACAAGATAAAAAGTACAAAACTATAGAATTAGAAAAACTTTTGCAAGAAGAAAATAAGTTAAAAGAGGCTATAGAAAGGAATAACGTTCATTTGGTAAAGCTGGATGAACAGATTGAGATATTAAAAGAGCAATATAGAGTTAAGAGTTCCATTTTTGAGGAGTTCAAAAAACAAAGTGATTATAAAGAATCTCAATATAAAGAGGCAGAAGAGAAAAGATATCAATTGCTTCGTGATTATGATGCAGCTTGTGCAGAAATGCGACAAATGCATACACGTAGATTAGATTTAAAACGTCAAGATGAAGAGTATGCAAGTTTTTCGTATACTACGAAGAAGATTTTGCAGTCCGAAGAGTTGTGGAAAGAACGAATTATCGGACCCATAGGTGAATTAGTTCAAGTTCCCGAAAAGTATACAGTTGCAGCGGAAGTGGCGATGGGAAATATTGTTTCTCATTTGGTAGTGGATACTGCTATAACTGCACAAAAAATTGTTGAATGGTTAAAGCACAAGAATGCGGGGCGTACTACTTTTTATCCGCTTGATTCTATGCATTCACATAAAATTCCTGAGCTTGAGAAGGTCATAAAAGAAAATGGAATTTGTGGAGTAATGGCAGATTTGTTACCACATGAATCTTCTGTGGAAGAATTATTACAATCACTGTTAGGCAGAGTTCTTGTTGCTGACTCTTTAGCTGTTGCAAGGAAAGTAGCACATAAATTTAAATATCGTTTTCGTATAGTTACATTAGATGGGCAAGTAGTGAATGCGGGTGGTTCCATGACAGGTGGTTCTTTGCGTAAAAAAGAAACGACCTATTTTGGACGTAAAGCGGAAATTGTATCTTTGCAAAAAAAAGAAAAAGAATTACAAGTAGCTGTTGAAGTATTATCTAGAAAGAAAAAAGAACAGGATTCTCTTTGTGCCGATTTGTCGGAACAAGTTACACAAGATAGAGAACAAATGCAGACTTGTTTCGTGGATGTGGCTACTTTACGTGAGCGTATGGGACGTTTGCATAATGAATTAGAGCATAAAAAACAAGAGCAGATAAATATAAAAGATACTTATACAAAACTTTTTTATGAGCTAGAGCAGGTGAGAATAGCATTAGTGGAAGTTGATAAGCAATTAACAGGACTAACAAAAGTAGAGGTTCCCGAACAAGATCTAAAGAGTATTGAAAAGCAAAAAATAATTAATAAAATTGAGGAAGAACTTACTGGTTTACATATTTTAGCAGCGAAAAGTGAAGGTTTAATTCATGAAAGGCAAAAAGAATTACAGCGATTAAAGGAAAAATCAAATTTTTCGCAAAATACAGCTACACAATTAACAACTATTATTAAAAAGAAAAAACATGAAATAGAGCAAATTGCCACTCTCTTAGTTACTATGAATAAACAGTGCGAATCTGCAGAACAAGCATGGAAAAAGATAGAGAAAGATAGAACTACCATGGAAGCACTTTCAGGAGATTTTTTGGAAAAACAAACACTTCTTGAAAATGAATGGAAATCTGTGCAAACACAGCTGACTTCCATTCAAAGTAAACTTATGGGGATTGATGCTCGTTTAGAAATGTTCCGTAATGAAGAAAATAAAGAGTTGGAACAGCTTATGAGCATGGGTCTTACTGAAAGAACGGCAGAACCACTTCGCATGAAAGGTACTATATCTGAAATTCAGAAAAAAATATCTTTAATAGATGATAAGATTACAGTATTAGGTGCTGTAAATCCGAATGGTGTTACAGAGTATGAAACACAAAAAGAAAAGCTTGATTTTTATAATGGACAACTAGAAGATTTGAGAAAAGCACAAGTTGGGTTACAAAAAGTAGTGAAAGAAATTGATGACGCCATGTCTACACAATTTCTTGAGGCTTTTGAGAAGATTAATGTAGAGTTTGGACGTACTATGAAAGTCATGTTCCGTGGAGGGAAAGGACACCTGGAACTTACTGACAAAGAAAACCCTTTAAATTCCGGCGTTGAATTATATTTACAACTTCCTGGGAAGAGAACTCAGGCTTTAACGCTAATGAGTGGTGGGGAAAGAGCGCTTACTGTTTGTGCTTTATTATTATCGTTTATGGCTTATAATCCTGCTCCTTTTTGTTTCTTGGATGAAATCGATGCCGCACTTGATGATGCAAATGTGGAGCGTTATGGTAGACTTATCAATGATTATAAAGGTAGGACACAATTTATTATTATTTCTCATAGAAAAAAGACAATGGAGTTTGCAGATACGTTACAAGGTGTAACTATGGCAGAAAAAGGAGTATCTTCTTTAATTACTGTTCGTGTAGGAGATTATATTCAGGAGGAGTAA
- the ftsY gene encoding signal recognition particle-docking protein FtsY, with amino-acid sequence MGFFDKIKKGLSRTKKNLVQNIESVITGRPHLDEEFLDDLEGVLLSGDLGFSTTEKVMKQIRTGMYIGKVQSAEDVLPYMKSVLVEMLKISQENQIEVYNPEVILVVGVNGVGKTTTIGKLAGYYSRQGKKVLLAAADTFRAAASEQLTVWAERTGADIVKHAEGADPAAVAYDAVSAAVARGADVVIVDTAGRLQTKINLMEELRKISRVIKKIIPDAPHQTLLVLDATTGQNAISQAKKFGEVVPITGVALTKLDGTAKGGVIFSVREELHVPVTWIGVGESEDDLQPFNATEFVEALFESADG; translated from the coding sequence ATGGGATTTTTTGATAAAATAAAAAAGGGATTATCTAGAACCAAGAAAAATCTTGTTCAAAATATTGAATCAGTTATAACAGGGCGTCCTCATTTAGATGAAGAGTTTTTAGATGATTTAGAGGGAGTATTACTTAGTGGTGATTTAGGATTTTCTACTACAGAAAAAGTCATGAAACAAATAAGAACAGGTATGTATATCGGTAAAGTACAATCGGCAGAAGATGTGCTTCCCTATATGAAATCTGTTTTAGTAGAAATGTTAAAGATATCTCAAGAGAATCAAATAGAAGTATATAATCCGGAAGTAATTTTAGTGGTAGGGGTTAATGGTGTTGGAAAAACTACTACTATTGGAAAGTTAGCCGGTTATTACAGTAGACAAGGGAAGAAAGTGTTGTTGGCAGCAGCTGATACTTTTCGTGCAGCAGCATCAGAACAATTAACTGTGTGGGCAGAACGTACTGGTGCGGATATTGTTAAGCATGCAGAAGGTGCTGACCCTGCAGCAGTAGCTTATGATGCCGTTTCGGCAGCGGTAGCAAGAGGTGCAGATGTTGTAATTGTTGATACGGCAGGACGTTTGCAGACTAAGATTAATCTTATGGAAGAACTTAGGAAAATTAGTCGTGTTATAAAAAAAATCATTCCGGATGCACCACATCAAACTTTATTAGTTTTAGATGCGACTACCGGTCAAAATGCAATCAGTCAAGCTAAGAAATTTGGAGAAGTTGTACCGATTACAGGTGTTGCTCTTACTAAATTAGATGGGACGGCTAAAGGGGGAGTAATCTTTTCTGTAAGAGAAGAATTGCATGTACCTGTTACTTGGATAGGTGTAGGAGAAAGTGAAGATGATTTACAGCCGTTTAACGCTACAGAATTTGTAGAAGCATTATTTGAATCTGCCGATGGCTAA
- a CDS encoding LysR family transcriptional regulator, protein MNNTDWKILIYLKEEKSINKVAKRLFMTQPSLTYRLGQMEKEIGIPLFIRTNKGVHFTDAGNRLYSYAEKELQQYQDMKNFVTNDPSDISGVLRIGAIQSFIQSHIPGILKGFINKYNGIDISLTNNISDNLIKSIKKEEIQLAIIRGPHQWQDFEIILENQPIYLISTIPITIDSLALQPAVRYNSDPTLEEVRIQWWKQNGIDDPPFVLDVNDCLTAVEIINAGLGYSIITEDMMKKCKLGLYTKKLYDKEGIPLTRTTKLICKSAMLGSGTISAFISFIKDYFHVDSPI, encoded by the coding sequence ATGAATAATACTGACTGGAAAATCCTTATATATCTTAAGGAAGAAAAAAGTATAAACAAAGTAGCTAAACGTCTTTTTATGACGCAACCTTCGCTTACCTATCGTTTAGGTCAAATGGAAAAAGAAATTGGTATTCCACTCTTTATTAGAACCAATAAAGGCGTTCATTTTACTGATGCCGGTAATAGATTATATAGCTATGCTGAAAAAGAGCTTCAACAATATCAGGATATGAAAAATTTTGTTACAAATGATCCTAGCGATATCTCCGGAGTATTACGAATTGGTGCGATTCAATCCTTTATCCAGTCTCATATCCCGGGAATTCTTAAGGGTTTTATAAATAAGTATAATGGTATTGACATTTCATTAACAAATAACATCAGTGATAATCTAATAAAGTCTATAAAAAAAGAGGAAATTCAGTTAGCTATTATTCGTGGACCACACCAATGGCAAGATTTTGAAATTATTTTAGAAAATCAACCTATATATCTCATTTCTACTATACCTATTACTATAGATTCTTTAGCATTACAACCTGCTGTTCGTTATAATTCTGATCCTACCTTGGAAGAAGTTCGTATACAATGGTGGAAACAAAACGGAATAGATGATCCACCTTTTGTCCTAGATGTTAATGATTGCTTAACAGCTGTTGAAATTATAAATGCAGGTTTAGGATACTCTATTATCACAGAAGATATGATGAAAAAATGTAAGTTGGGGTTATATACAAAGAAACTCTATGATAAAGAGGGCATACCACTAACCCGTACCACCAAACTTATATGCAAGTCTGCTATGTTAGGTTCTGGTACAATCTCGGCTTTTATTAGCTTTATCAAAGATTATTTTCATGTAGATTCTCCTATATAA
- a CDS encoding DUF47 domain-containing protein, whose amino-acid sequence MFSLVNKHEEFFDYLVLNAQNFHKSVLLAKEVLQDISTLERNGREATKLEHAGNKITIDIVARMKKVFITPIDREDFYLLTRRLDDCLDDVKDVVLSLRIYHASASWDEPIKVVEILEKMAVQLVEVMRLLKDIDKNEKEIAQCTRVINQLESEADVIYRGAISELFDGTHEIIDIIRWKEIMEGLETTANQVENVGNLIKEVVMKYA is encoded by the coding sequence ATGTTCAGTCTGGTCAATAAGCATGAGGAATTTTTTGATTACCTTGTCTTAAATGCCCAAAATTTCCACAAAAGTGTATTACTGGCAAAAGAAGTTTTACAAGATATTTCGACATTGGAGCGAAATGGGAGAGAAGCAACTAAGTTGGAACATGCGGGCAATAAGATTACGATTGATATCGTAGCACGCATGAAAAAGGTATTTATTACACCGATTGATAGAGAAGATTTTTATTTATTGACAAGACGTCTAGATGATTGCCTTGATGATGTTAAGGATGTAGTATTAAGTCTTAGGATTTATCATGCAAGTGCTTCTTGGGATGAGCCTATAAAAGTTGTAGAAATTTTAGAAAAAATGGCAGTGCAATTAGTAGAAGTTATGAGACTGCTTAAAGATATTGATAAAAACGAAAAGGAAATAGCACAGTGTACGAGAGTCATTAATCAATTAGAAAGTGAAGCAGATGTTATTTATCGAGGGGCGATATCTGAGCTGTTTGACGGTACACATGAAATCATTGATATTATTCGTTGGAAAGAGATTATGGAAGGTTTGGAGACTACAGCAAATCAAGTGGAAAATGTAGGGAACTTGATTAAGGAAGTAGTAATGAAATATGCCTGA
- a CDS encoding inorganic phosphate transporter, with translation MPDFYLIIILIALALAFDFINGFHDTANAVATCIATRAISPQAAIMMSAICNFFGAMVSTGVAKTIGGDIVTSPSMVDSVVLISALFGAIFWNLLTWKFGLPSSSSHALIGGVCGAVMISYGIGALNMSGFLTIFIGLICSPIIAMLGGYILMTLFYMILRNYGKGQVNNISKRIQIISAALMSFSHGSNDAQKSMGIITLALLSGGYIGALEVPFWVKFVCALAMSLGTSVGGWSIIRTVGNKIFKMQPINGLAADLNSAATIFSATLLHLPVSTTHVVTGSIMGVGSAKRFRAVHWSVAYQMVFAWVMTIPCTAAVSAIVYLIFYHI, from the coding sequence ATGCCTGATTTTTATCTAATAATTATATTGATAGCATTAGCTCTAGCTTTTGATTTTATTAATGGATTTCATGATACAGCTAATGCAGTAGCAACTTGTATTGCTACACGTGCTATTTCTCCACAAGCAGCTATTATGATGTCTGCTATTTGTAATTTCTTTGGAGCAATGGTTTCTACCGGTGTAGCCAAAACTATTGGTGGAGATATTGTTACTTCGCCATCAATGGTAGATTCTGTAGTGCTTATATCTGCTTTGTTTGGAGCTATTTTTTGGAATTTGCTTACATGGAAATTTGGGCTTCCATCTAGTTCTTCTCATGCTCTGATTGGCGGAGTATGTGGTGCAGTTATGATATCATATGGTATTGGTGCGCTGAATATGAGTGGGTTTTTAACCATTTTTATTGGATTAATATGTTCTCCTATTATAGCCATGTTGGGAGGATATATATTAATGACACTTTTTTATATGATTCTTAGAAATTATGGAAAAGGGCAAGTTAATAACATATCAAAACGTATCCAGATTATATCAGCAGCATTAATGTCATTTTCTCATGGTTCCAATGATGCTCAAAAATCTATGGGTATAATTACTCTTGCACTATTATCCGGCGGTTACATAGGTGCATTGGAAGTTCCTTTTTGGGTAAAATTTGTTTGTGCATTGGCAATGAGTCTAGGTACTAGTGTGGGTGGATGGAGTATTATTCGTACAGTAGGTAATAAGATATTTAAAATGCAACCGATAAATGGGTTGGCAGCAGATTTAAATTCTGCAGCAACTATTTTCTCGGCTACTTTACTACATCTTCCTGTTTCAACTACGCATGTAGTTACCGGATCTATTATGGGAGTTGGCTCTGCAAAAAGATTTCGTGCAGTTCATTGGAGTGTCGCTTATCAAATGGTGTTTGCCTGGGTAATGACTATTCCTTGTACAGCTGCGGTCAGTGCTATTGTATATCTTATTTTCTACCATATTTAA
- the ylqF gene encoding ribosome biogenesis GTPase YlqF, translating to MLIQWFPGHMAKTKRLIIEHLKAVDVALELLDARIPLSSANPMVEELIQGKNHLVILNKADLADSNITQAWVSYYKQKGVRAIPVSSTSNKDRKKLLSAIKETAAPSIAKWERRGVKNRSARIMILGIPNVGKSTLINRLAKTAATRTANTPGHTRGKQWVRLAEGLDLLDTPGVLWPKFEDQVAAMRLAATGAIAGEIFDSFEVVSFLLKDLAVCAPDILNEKYGIQDMQADPLLMVEQIGRRRGSLLSGGVVDTVRAQQAVLSDFRSGKLGTITLDGIPEAE from the coding sequence ATGCTTATACAATGGTTTCCTGGCCATATGGCTAAAACGAAAAGATTAATAATAGAACATTTAAAAGCTGTAGATGTAGCTTTAGAATTATTAGATGCACGTATTCCGCTATCCAGTGCTAATCCTATGGTAGAAGAATTAATTCAAGGGAAAAATCACCTTGTCATATTAAATAAAGCAGATTTAGCAGATTCTAATATTACACAAGCTTGGGTTTCTTATTATAAGCAAAAAGGTGTTCGAGCTATTCCTGTTAGTAGTACAAGTAATAAAGATCGAAAAAAGTTGTTATCTGCTATTAAAGAAACGGCGGCTCCTTCTATTGCTAAGTGGGAGCGTAGAGGTGTAAAAAATCGTTCAGCACGCATTATGATATTGGGAATTCCTAATGTTGGAAAGTCAACACTCATTAACCGGCTAGCTAAAACTGCAGCAACGCGTACTGCTAATACACCGGGACATACTCGAGGTAAACAGTGGGTACGCTTAGCAGAAGGGTTAGATTTATTGGATACACCCGGAGTTTTATGGCCTAAATTTGAAGATCAAGTAGCTGCGATGCGCCTTGCTGCTACGGGAGCTATTGCAGGGGAGATATTTGACTCTTTTGAAGTAGTGTCTTTCTTATTGAAAGATTTAGCTGTTTGTGCACCGGATATTTTAAATGAAAAATATGGAATTCAGGATATGCAAGCAGACCCTTTGTTAATGGTTGAGCAGATAGGGCGAAGACGGGGAAGTTTACTTTCTGGTGGAGTAGTAGATACGGTACGTGCACAACAAGCAGTGCTTAGTGATTTTCGTAGTGGAAAACTAGGAACAATTACACTGGATGGGATACCGGAGGCAGAATAA
- a CDS encoding ribonuclease HII: MTIAEIKEILAQEEISESTMNLILQDERKGVQKLVVSYMKRIERDTQERLRLESMYETESVFYKKGISLVAGIDEVGRGPLAGPVTVAAVILKPHAFFPGLNDSKKVKPSHRVKLAEIIKQQAIAYSIVSVFPEEIDSLNIYGATLTAMYQAVKELQVKAEAVIVDAMPLHLSIPVESLIHGDEKSASVAAASIIAKVHRDQLMDVYDKKYPGYGFKNNKGYGTKEHLEGLYRLGITPIHRKSFEPVKSIITGKEYYNK, translated from the coding sequence ATGACTATTGCAGAAATTAAAGAAATACTTGCACAAGAAGAAATTTCTGAGTCAACAATGAACCTTATTTTGCAAGATGAGAGAAAAGGTGTGCAAAAATTGGTGGTCTCCTATATGAAACGCATCGAGAGGGATACCCAAGAACGGCTTCGCCTAGAATCTATGTATGAAACGGAAAGTGTTTTTTATAAAAAAGGAATCTCGTTGGTTGCAGGGATTGATGAAGTGGGGCGAGGACCTTTAGCAGGACCGGTTACAGTAGCTGCAGTAATTCTTAAGCCACATGCTTTTTTTCCTGGTCTAAATGATTCTAAAAAGGTAAAGCCTTCACATAGAGTTAAATTGGCAGAAATAATTAAACAACAAGCGATTGCTTATTCGATAGTTAGCGTTTTTCCTGAAGAAATCGATTCTTTAAATATTTATGGAGCTACGTTAACTGCGATGTACCAAGCCGTTAAAGAATTACAAGTAAAAGCAGAGGCTGTTATTGTAGATGCTATGCCGTTACATTTATCCATTCCGGTGGAATCACTTATTCATGGAGATGAAAAAAGTGCATCTGTTGCTGCAGCATCTATTATTGCAAAGGTGCATAGAGATCAGCTTATGGATGTATATGACAAAAAATATCCGGGATATGGGTTTAAAAATAATAAAGGGTACGGAACTAAAGAACATTTAGAAGGTTTATATAGGTTGGGGATTACACCTATTCATAGAAAAAGTTTTGAACCGGTAAAGAGTATTATAACCGGTAAAGAGTATTATAATAAATAA
- a CDS encoding YraN family protein translates to MNKFYLGRLGELLTIQYLKAKGYKLLIHSYKRAHGEIDLIMQDKDVLVFIEVKTRSSKYFGEPIESVTMHKIQKIRFTAKQFLIEKDIHNKEVRFDVVEVKLYQGKNAKFRHIRNAF, encoded by the coding sequence ATGAATAAATTTTATTTAGGGAGATTAGGAGAATTATTAACTATTCAGTATCTGAAAGCTAAAGGTTATAAATTACTTATACATTCTTATAAACGTGCACATGGTGAAATTGATTTAATTATGCAAGACAAAGACGTATTGGTATTTATTGAAGTGAAGACACGAAGTAGTAAATATTTCGGGGAGCCTATCGAATCTGTTACGATGCATAAAATTCAAAAAATAAGATTTACAGCTAAACAATTTTTGATAGAAAAAGATATTCATAATAAAGAAGTTCGTTTTGATGTAGTCGAAGTGAAATTGTATCAGGGGAAGAATGCTAAATTTAGGCATATACGAAATGCATTCTAG
- a CDS encoding YifB family Mg chelatase-like AAA ATPase, giving the protein MFSQVLGATTFGLNGQIVTVEVDIARGVVGFNIVGLAAASVKEAKERVRAAIQNSGYQFPLGKVTVNLAPADLKKEGAGLDLPIAVGLLAASGQISMDNIKNKIFIGELSLQGKLRHVPGVLSMVLEGHHMGVDTYVVSPRSVQEALLCKDIKVYAPKNLRELIESFLGNEVLSLQLAKDKYTPANYGMDFSEVQGQLNAKRAIEIAAAGGHNLLMTGPPGAGKTMLARRIITILPAMNKEEALEVTKIYSVAGLFKNNKLIRERPFRSPHHTISMAGLIGGGTIPRPGEVTLAHHGVLFLDELPEFPRSVLEVLRQPMENGVVHIARVSASFSYPANFMLIAAMNPCPCGYLGDPDHPCCCTDGEIRRYSRKISGPLLDRIDLHVSVSRPNYQELSDTVKGESSNTIAERVTVARTIQRERLANWSMQNNAQMGHRQIKETCQLTRESQNILREVFEKLHLSARSYDRIIKVSRTIADLAGVSTIESEHVVEAISYRNRIPRR; this is encoded by the coding sequence ATGTTTTCGCAAGTATTAGGAGCAACTACTTTTGGACTTAATGGGCAGATTGTGACTGTTGAAGTAGATATAGCAAGAGGGGTTGTAGGATTTAATATTGTAGGTCTTGCTGCAGCCTCTGTAAAGGAGGCGAAAGAACGAGTTAGGGCAGCTATTCAAAATTCGGGATACCAGTTTCCGCTTGGAAAGGTAACTGTAAACTTGGCTCCGGCAGATTTGAAAAAAGAGGGGGCAGGGCTGGATTTACCCATTGCTGTTGGTTTATTAGCAGCTAGTGGACAAATTTCTATGGATAATATAAAAAATAAAATATTTATTGGAGAATTATCTTTACAAGGAAAGCTTAGACATGTTCCGGGTGTGCTATCTATGGTATTAGAGGGGCATCATATGGGGGTAGATACTTATGTTGTGTCTCCAAGAAGTGTACAAGAAGCACTTTTATGTAAAGATATAAAAGTATATGCACCTAAAAATTTAAGAGAACTTATAGAGTCTTTTTTGGGGAATGAAGTTTTATCATTACAACTGGCAAAGGATAAGTATACACCGGCTAATTATGGAATGGATTTTTCAGAGGTACAAGGTCAATTAAATGCTAAAAGAGCAATAGAAATTGCAGCAGCCGGTGGGCATAACCTTTTAATGACAGGACCTCCCGGTGCCGGTAAAACTATGTTGGCTAGACGTATTATTACAATTCTGCCTGCGATGAATAAAGAAGAGGCATTAGAAGTAACAAAAATTTATAGCGTAGCAGGGCTTTTTAAAAATAATAAATTAATTCGTGAAAGACCGTTTAGAAGCCCTCATCATACTATATCTATGGCAGGACTTATTGGAGGCGGTACCATTCCTCGACCGGGAGAAGTTACTTTAGCACATCATGGAGTATTATTTCTTGATGAATTGCCGGAGTTTCCACGTTCAGTATTGGAAGTTCTTAGACAACCCATGGAGAATGGTGTTGTTCATATTGCGAGAGTTAGTGCGTCTTTTTCTTATCCGGCAAATTTTATGCTTATTGCTGCTATGAATCCATGCCCTTGTGGTTACTTAGGAGATCCTGATCATCCATGTTGTTGTACCGATGGTGAAATACGAAGGTATTCAAGAAAAATTTCAGGACCACTTTTAGATCGAATAGATTTACATGTATCTGTCTCCAGACCGAATTATCAAGAGTTGTCTGATACGGTAAAGGGGGAGTCTTCAAACACGATTGCTGAACGTGTAACTGTAGCGCGTACAATACAAAGAGAACGACTAGCTAATTGGTCTATGCAAAATAATGCACAAATGGGACATAGACAAATAAAAGAAACCTGTCAATTGACCAGAGAAAGCCAAAATATATTAAGGGAAGTATTTGAAAAACTTCATTTATCAGCTAGAAGTTATGATCGTATTATAAAAGTTTCCCGAACTATTGCTGATTTGGCAGGAGTTAGTACTATTGAATCAGAACATGTTGTAGAAGCGATTAGTTATAGAAATCGAATTCCTAGGAGATAG